One window from the genome of Elaeis guineensis isolate ETL-2024a chromosome 5, EG11, whole genome shotgun sequence encodes:
- the LOC105034142 gene encoding adenylate isopentenyltransferase 5, chloroplastic-like gives MGSFQTRVRKGKVVVVMGATGTGKSRLAIDLAVHFDGEVVNSDKMQLYDGLDVVTNKVTEEETRGIPHHLLGGVPQDADFTASDYRRAAGRVVDAIARRGRLPVVAGGSNSYIEELIDGAGREFRSRYECCFLWVDVQSKELHQFVAERVDRMLERGLVEEVRAIFDLEADYGRGIRKAIGVPEMDGFLRAEEGAHEGTKARLLEAAIDEIKANTCKLTCCQLQKINRLRGLPGWDVHCVDATDVFRKRGEEADRAWEEVVSGPSIEMVQKFLNQEEKNDEGEEVFFVASSWGKEGKNILGNGTVVVVNAAADAGAATMAVGATV, from the coding sequence ATGGGCTCCTTCCAAACACGCGTTCGGAAGGGCAAGGTGGTGGTGGTGATGGGAGCGACCGGCACCGGCAAGTCGAGGCTGGCAATCGATCTGGCGGTTCACTTCGACGGCGAGGTCGTCAACTCCGACAAAATGCAGCTGTACGACGGCCTCGACGTCGTCACCAACAAGGTCACCGAGGAGGAGACTCGCGGCATCCCCCACCACCTCCTGGGCGGTGTCCCCCAAGATGCCGACTTCACCGCTTCCGATTACCGCCGTGCGGCCGGCCGGGTGGTGGACGCGATCGCGCGGCGCGGCCGGCTGCCGGTCGTGGCGGGGGGCTCGAATTCCTACATCGAGGAGCTGATCGACGGGGCGGGGAGGGAGTTCCGTTCGAGGTACGAGTGCTGCTTCCTGTGGGTGGACGTGCAGTCGAAGGAGCTGCACCAATTCGTCGCCGAGCGGGTGGATCGCATGCTGGAGAGGGGGCTGGTGGAGGAGGTGCGGGCAATATTCGACCTCGAGGCCGACTACGGTAGGGGAATTCGGAAGGCGATCGGGGTGCCGGAGATGGACGGGTTCCTGCGGGCGGAGGAGGGTGCCCACGAGGGGACGAAGGCGAGGCTGCTGGAGGCGGCGATAGACGAGATCAAGGCCAACACGTGCAAGCTCACCTGCTGCCAGCTTCAGAAGATTAACCGGCTGCGGGGGCTGCCGGGGTGGGATGTCCACTGCGTCGACGCCACCGACGTGTTTCGGAAGCGAGGAGAGGAGGCGGACAGGGCCTGGGAGGAGGTGGTGAGCGGACCCAGCATTGAGATGGTCCAGAAATTTTTGAACCAAGAGGAGAAGAATGATGAGGGGGAGGAGGTGTTCTTCGTTGCGAGCAGCTGGGGGAAAGAGGGGAAGAACATTTTGGGCAATGGAACAGTGGTGGTGGTGAATGCCGCCGCCGACGCCGGGGCTGCCACCATGGCAGTGGGGGCCACCGTGTGA